The following nucleotide sequence is from Drosophila simulans strain w501 chromosome 3L, Prin_Dsim_3.1, whole genome shotgun sequence.
GCTGCTGATTGCCCTCGTCCATCAGCTGCTGTATGAGATTGGCAATGTCCTCGCGCTTTTTCGTTACTGTGAGGAAGTCAAACCAGTTGGTCAGCTGCTTGATGGGCAGTCTGTAGTCTCTGATTGGCTCGGCGAAGAATTGCTCCACATACTGCAGCAGATACAGGCCGCAATCGGTGAAGTTGTTCTGCTGCGGCACCTTGACGCAGTGGCCCGGCATATTGTCCTTGTTGAAGACGTGCGCCTGCGCATCCGGCTTCTTTACCCGGTACTCGCATGTGAGATAATCTCGCAGTGTGGCCACCACGCGGCTACGCGATGCGCCCGCCAGGGAATCAAAGATTAGGATCAGAGGTTGCTTTACGGCGGGCACATCATCGGATGCAATATTCCTCGCTGGTCCGGTGGCTGTGGGCTGCGAACTGGGTAGACTGGGCGTGCTGGCTGTCGTGGAGGTGGGCGTGGACGCTGGTTCCTTGGCCGAGTTCGAGTTTTCACTGTCTTCCGAGGCCATGTCGCTCTCATCGCCTTCGGCCTCATCCCGTTCGCTCTCATCGTCTGCTATCCGGCACACGTTTTCCGCTGTCAGAGCTGCTGGAAGCTGCCCTCCCTCTGCCCTTTTCGTCAGCGGGGTTATGGTGGTGTTGCCAATCTGCAGGGCCACCTTTTTGCCTCGGGGGCGCTTCAACTGCTGCGGCTCCACAGGCTGGTTCGTATCGAACGTGACGGGTCCTTTTAAGTTCGGGTAGCAAATGATGGCGAGGAACCAATGCGACTGCTCGTTGATGGGCACTATAATGAAATCCTTATCGAAGATGTCCACTCCCTTGGTCCACTTCTGCACCCTGGCGTGACGTTTCTGTGCTGCCGTCTGCTTCATGTCCGCGGGTCGCGTTAGCGTTGTGAGTCTCTTGTAGAAGAATGTACTGAAGATATGCGTCCTCTCGCGTTGAGGCTCCGGAATCAGCGTGTTCCTCAGCCAGAGCAGATAGAAGTCAATGATGATGTCGTTGAGGTAGGACTCCTTTGTGAGGCACACGAAGTCCTCCATGCGTATGCACAGGCCTCCCGTTCCTTTCGGCGGATACATCAGCAGGCTAACCTGCTCGTCTGCTCTCAGTTGGCGCGGCGGTGGCTGCGAGCTCTTGTCCTGCGTCTTGCGATCGTAGTCAGCGATCCTCTCGAGAATTTCGGCGGCATCTGTCGAGGATATCTCGTCCACACAGCTGAACATCGACTTGATATTACCACGGGCGGACACGGATATGCTGTCGAACAACAGGATCAGACGGCGAGTGTGATAGGTGTGCGTCTTGAAGCCGGTTTCTACAATTGCAAGAATTAATTACCATTGATTAGTTAAGTACCGTACTGGTGAGCAAATCGATGAATGAAACAATGTAGTATTGGGTGCTTGTTAATGGACGGAAACTCACGCTCGTGATGCTGATCGTCGGGCAGCTTGAGCTGGTTCTTTACGTATTCGGCGCACGTCTTGAGGAGATATAAAGTGACCAGTGGCTGGGCGGGCTCAACGTTGCCGAAGTGGGCTATCACCTTGATCACCTCCTGCTTGTGGATGTTCAGCTCGAACTTCTCGTCCTTGTCCTTCAGGATGCCAGCGATGCGAACGCCCTTCGTGGTGAAGCATACCTGTGGGattacaaataaacaattagtCGTCCATTGTATTATACACATTTCAAGGGCAGGGGTGCTGGTAGAGGGGGTGACTGAATACTTACCGGCTCGGTAATCTCGAATCTGTAGGGCACCAGACGCACGCAGCTGCATTTCAAGGAGGCGGAAAACTGCTCCGCTTCGGGTACATCCGACAAGTCCCTAACATCGCCACGGGAGAAATCTGCAATGGTTGGAAAATTTTCGTAGTAGTTATTTAATTGTACCATTTTCCTCGTGGCCACTAGTCACATTTTTCATTCACCCGCGAGTTTTCGATTTCGCCCAACATTTACCTTCATCGTTCATTGCGGTAGAATGCTTCGTCTACTCTGTGTcgttaagtaattaaatatagaGTACTAAAAACCTAGCTACTCtgagaaaattgcaaaagaaTGAGGAAAACGATGTGTTTTCACGCATTCGCTTTGCTTGtctgcttcttcttcggcGAGCGTAAAAATGGCGTGCTCTTGCTGGTCGGAGCTCCACCTGGCGGGGAAAACGTGGTAACTCTTGGCCTGCGGCATTGCCAACACAAAATAACTGCACACACAACATTGCTATACATTAGTGGTGCTACTAGCTAAGAAACGGCTAGATCTAgctcaaaaataaatagatttgcaaaaaatagctaaatgttttatgtgcatttttggtaaactattaaaatttctCAAATTTCTGACACTTCAatatgatttgaaaataaatttcaattatctttaaaataatttaatatacgGGCATACTGTAACACTATTTGTATCTGAAATcctaataaaatgtatatcgATCTTAAGAGGTTTTCGTATCTTAGAGATTCTTtgtatgttttcttttcttagtCAAAAATGTATCTCAGAAATGTAATTATCAGATTTAGAAGATACATTATACCTGACTACATTAGTCTTGTAtctcataaattaaaatttgtatgaaTATTGTAACGCATTTTCATATGTGAACTATCTATCTAAGGAAATTGATAGATtttcagaaaataaaaagcattAAACCAAGTTCTGGTTTGATTTATACACTTTGGGGATTCGAATATGATTTTTGAATGGTataattagatcctacctTTGTACAAGGGCTCCTCATCGATCTCTGGCAGATTTGGCTCGCAGGGAAAGGCGGCGGAAAGTTCGTGGAGATTTCCATTGGAGTTCAGCTTGGAGTTGCTTGTTGCTTGCTGCAAGGGAtaacgaaataataaataaatgcaagtcATAGAAAGCAATTGACAGGAGTGACTTACATTGCTCGAGTCCGAGGTGCCCTCGCCTCCGTCGGCCTCATCCTCGCTGCTCAGCAGCACCACGGGATCCACTTCGGGCACCCGTCTGCCTCCCCTGGCTCTGCCACCTCGCATGGCCATGGATCCGCGTCCGCGAGCTCCAACTCCGACTGCGTAGTTAGCTCCAGCCATTTTATTGTTGAATCTAGCTGCCGCCAACTCTCGTTTCTTGTCCGCAGCCGTTGGGGCAGCAGACACGGGTTCGCTGGAGGACGACGAGGCTGGCGAGGATGCAGCACTGTTCTTGGGCATGTAGGATTTGCGTTTTGGCGGCTCCGGGAAGACGCGTTTGCACCGTTCGCAGCGGGCGTGATCCACGCCAGTGAATCCACACAGCTGGCAGACGGCCAGAAAACCGTCGATCAGCTTCCTGCCCTCTGACGGAGTGGCTCCAGCGGAACCGGCGGAGGAAACTGCCCCAACAGCTGTGTTCCCACTAGCCGAACTGGCCGCCTCGCGTTTCGCCTGCTCGGCAGCGGCATTCGCTTGGGCATAGGCAGGCGAGGCACTCGTTGTGGCAGGATTGGgattggctgctgctgctgctccggcggCGGCAGCTTGATTCTCCTGCGAACGGTTCATTTGCAGACTCTCCTCCGCCCGTGAAATCAGTTCGCTGGCCGACTCGTGCACCGTAAATCCGACGGTGACCACAAAGTCCACATTGGCACCGCGATGCTCGACGCACTGGATGGTGGTGTTGTGGTCAAAGGGCACGCCGACCTGCTCAAGGAGATCCTGCACGGTGCAGGACTCCCGTGGAAGCGTAAAGGTAATCAGACGTTGCTCTCCGCTGGCCAGGATCACCAGCATCTTGGCACTATTCTTATCGCGCTCGGCGATTTCCTGACCGGCTCGGTTATTCAGAACATGCTGTGAGTGAATCTCGTAGTTATTGTGCGATGTCTTCATCACGGATGATCCTTGCGGAACCGCCGCTGGCGCTGGAAGTGGAGCCGCCACTGCGGCTGGTACTTGCCTCTGTGGCTGCATGATCCTAGTGCCAGGGGGCAAGGCGCCAGCATGTTGCGTGGGTGTTATTTTAGCCGTTGGGCGAACCATGGTTCCAGGTGCAGTGGCTCTCATTGCCGCAAGTCCTGGACTTGGAGGCGGAACTGGAGCCGGTGATGCCGACAGGGTTTGCCTCTTCTTGTACTCCGCCAAAGTCATGCTTGCTCCACTGGGTGGTCGTATTCCCTGTGCCTGATTCTGCACcacttgctgctgttgttgctgctgctgctgctgttgttgctgctgttgctcctctTCTTGCGAGGCAGCTCCTGCTGGATAGAAAGTGGTCAGTGTAGTCCCCGTTCCTATCTGCATGGGCTGTAGTTGATTGGGGGCCACCGGCTGAGCCTGTGGCTGgggcttctgctgctccttcttcagCACTGCCGCCTGGATGCGCTCTTCCAAATCCATGCCTATATTACTAGTTTGGACCCCACCACCTGCAGCCGCAGGAGCAGGCGCTTGAACTGGCGCTGCGACAGCTGAGCTCACCGGAGCTCTGTAACGAACAGGACTATGGCGCATCATTAGCatttgctggtgctgctgcggctgctgttgcggcgTCTGCTGCTGAGGATTTCCATCGGTTACCATGTGAGTGCGGTAGATGTGgcgcggctgctgctgcatctgctgtgcctgctgctgctgctgttgttgcggctGGCCGAGATTCGTGCTGATGGTAATGTGCTTCATTTGGCCCTGAGTCACTAGCATGGTCTGACCCTCGCCGCTGGCGCTAGTCTGCACCACCAACTGAGCTCGAGTGGGTCGTACGCCCGCAGGTCGCATATTCCTAACCAGTCCGCCGGGAACTGCTCCTCCTCGCGGTCGAACTTGCCGCACAATTGTTGTGGGCGTCAGTGTAGGCCTGGTGGTAATTAGTGTGCCTGGCCTGGCCAGCACAGCTCCACCTCGGGGGGATTTCCTGAACGAGGCGCGTACTAGTTGAGTGCCACCGGCAGCAGAGGTGGCTACaagctgcggctgctgctgagcCACCaactgcggttgctgctgctgctgctgtggcgcctgctgctgttgctgcggctgcacCTTTTGCACCTGCAACTGCTGGTAGACAACATTTTGGGTCTGCTGTGGCACCACACGAGCCTGCACCAAATGGGCTGTTTGAGTCGTGGGCTGCAGTTGcatctgttgttgctgctggacttgctgatgctgctgcacctgctgctgctgtacgTGCTGCTGGATGacgtgttgttgctgctgctgctgttgcggtgAAGTGGCATAAACTACACGATTGTTGTACGGATGTATGGCCTGTCGCATAATCAGCTCCTGATGTTGCGGACCCTGGATCAATACTGGTTGCTGCTGGACAATAACGTGCGTGTTGTTGAGCATCTAGGATTTGAAAAGTATATCAATATTATGTTTGAAGTGACAGATAAGTATAGGGCTATGTGGAACACCTAACTTACCCCTAAGggcctttgttgctgctgtgtggTGGTCATGCGGTAGACGatctgctggtgctgctgcggttgctgttgGGGTGGCGACGTCTGCAGCTGCAACGTTTGTGGCTGCTGCgcttgctgatgctgctgctgggaacTCTGAAGTAATTGGGCTTGCCCTTGGGGAGACGACTGCACTTGGTAGGCGGGTGCGTGTTGCTGatactgttgttgttgctgctgctgctgttgttgctgcagcacttgctgctgcttcttctgctgctgcataTGCTGCACTATGGCATTTGGTTGCAGGACTTGCTCGGAAGTGTAGTAAATCTGCTGCGTATGCTGGATGGCGGgttgctgcggctgatgctgcacatattgctgctgctgctgctgttgctcca
It contains:
- the LOC6737043 gene encoding uncharacterized protein LOC6737043 isoform X1; amino-acid sequence: MEQYIVPLEEPVYSDLQVVQVPQDEVGSLVLQDDQQLVFNDQQQVVYQTTAPAQYQQPQQSAAPTYHIIGGDDLAHQQQQHQQQQQQQQQQQQQQQQPQQQHQQQQVVMHHQQHQVQQVQQVHYQQQQQEPQQQQQQLHMEQQQQQQQYVQHQPQQPAIQHTQQIYYTSEQVLQPNAIVQHMQQQKKQQQVLQQQQQQQQQQQYQQHAPAYQVQSSPQGQAQLLQSSQQQHQQAQQPQTLQLQTSPPQQQPQQHQQIVYRMTTTQQQQRPLGMLNNTHVIVQQQPVLIQGPQHQELIMRQAIHPYNNRVVYATSPQQQQQQQHVIQQHVQQQQVQQHQQVQQQQQMQLQPTTQTAHLVQARVVPQQTQNVVYQQLQVQKVQPQQQQQAPQQQQQQPQLVAQQQPQLVATSAAGGTQLVRASFRKSPRGGAVLARPGTLITTRPTLTPTTIVRQVRPRGGAVPGGLVRNMRPAGVRPTRAQLVVQTSASGEGQTMLVTQGQMKHITISTNLGQPQQQQQQQAQQMQQQPRHIYRTHMVTDGNPQQQTPQQQPQQHQQMLMMRHSPVRYRAPVSSAVAAPVQAPAPAAAGGGVQTSNIGMDLEERIQAAVLKKEQQKPQPQAQPVAPNQLQPMQIGTGTTLTTFYPAGAASQEEEQQQQQQQQQQQQQQQVVQNQAQGIRPPSGASMTLAEYKKRQTLSASPAPVPPPSPGLAAMRATAPGTMVRPTAKITPTQHAGALPPGTRIMQPQRQVPAAVAAPLPAPAAVPQGSSVMKTSHNNYEIHSQHVLNNRAGQEIAERDKNSAKMLVILASGEQRLITFTLPRESCTVQDLLEQVGVPFDHNTTIQCVEHRGANVDFVVTVGFTVHESASELISRAEESLQMNRSQENQAAAAGAAAAANPNPATTSASPAYAQANAAAEQAKREAASSASGNTAVGAVSSAGSAGATPSEGRKLIDGFLAVCQLCGFTGVDHARCERCKRVFPEPPKRKSYMPKNSAASSPASSSSSEPVSAAPTAADKKRELAAARFNNKMAGANYAVGVGARGRGSMAMRGGRARGGRRVPEVDPVVLLSSEDEADGGEGTSDSSNQATSNSKLNSNGNLHELSAAFPCEPNLPEIDEEPLYKDFSRGDVRDLSDVPEAEQFSASLKCSCVRLVPYRFEITEPVCFTTKGVRIAGILKDKDEKFELNIHKQEVIKVIAHFGNVEPAQPLVTLYLLKTCAEYVKNQLKLPDDQHHEQTGFKTHTYHTRRLILLFDSISVSARGNIKSMFSCVDEISSTDAAEILERIADYDRKTQDKSSQPPPRQLRADEQVSLLMYPPKGTGGLCIRMEDFVCLTKESYLNDIIIDFYLLWLRNTLIPEPQRERTHIFSTFFYKRLTTLTRPADMKQTAAQKRHARVQKWTKGVDIFDKDFIIVPINEQSHWFLAIICYPNLKGPVTFDTNQPVEPQQLKRPRGKKVALQIGNTTITPLTKRAEGGQLPAALTAENVCRIADDESERDEAEGDESDMASEDSENSNSAKEPASTPTSTTASTPSLPSSQPTATGPARNIASDDVPAVKQPLILIFDSLAGASRSRVVATLRDYLTCEYRVKKPDAQAHVFNKDNMPGHCVKVPQQNNFTDCGLYLLQYVEQFFAEPIRDYRLPIKQLTNWFDFLTVTKKREDIANLIQQLMDEGNQQQRLILPVIEFPTLNGQLVEYPEDTESAEFEEEEGHDDEDPASELHDENNAGTDMEVDPVNEEPALAGKAAAVAPAPTTAATPTGKRFVLKRRLHNGAISTPSNGNGEASSNGGTLIPQLVSTATATTTGVSSGVTHLAPRGPSGGLKIRKIEP
- the LOC6737043 gene encoding uncharacterized protein LOC6737043 isoform X2, which produces MNDEDFSRGDVRDLSDVPEAEQFSASLKCSCVRLVPYRFEITEPVCFTTKGVRIAGILKDKDEKFELNIHKQEVIKVIAHFGNVEPAQPLVTLYLLKTCAEYVKNQLKLPDDQHHEQTGFKTHTYHTRRLILLFDSISVSARGNIKSMFSCVDEISSTDAAEILERIADYDRKTQDKSSQPPPRQLRADEQVSLLMYPPKGTGGLCIRMEDFVCLTKESYLNDIIIDFYLLWLRNTLIPEPQRERTHIFSTFFYKRLTTLTRPADMKQTAAQKRHARVQKWTKGVDIFDKDFIIVPINEQSHWFLAIICYPNLKGPVTFDTNQPVEPQQLKRPRGKKVALQIGNTTITPLTKRAEGGQLPAALTAENVCRIADDESERDEAEGDESDMASEDSENSNSAKEPASTPTSTTASTPSLPSSQPTATGPARNIASDDVPAVKQPLILIFDSLAGASRSRVVATLRDYLTCEYRVKKPDAQAHVFNKDNMPGHCVKVPQQNNFTDCGLYLLQYVEQFFAEPIRDYRLPIKQLTNWFDFLTVTKKREDIANLIQQLMDEGNQQQRLILPVIEFPTLNGQLVEYPEDTESAEFEEEEGHDDEDPASELHDENNAGTDMEVDPVNEEPALAGKAAAVAPAPTTAATPTGKRFVLKRRLHNGAISTPSNGNGEASSNGGTLIPQLVSTATATTTGVSSGVTHLAPRGPSGGLKIRKIEP